The following is a genomic window from Immundisolibacter sp..
GCGGGTCAGGCTGGGGTGTGCGCCCGATTGCTGCTGCACTTGCTCGGGGGTGTGATTGGCGTTGATCTGTGCCTTCAGAAGGGCATACACGGTGGTGACAACGACTTTCTCGCCGGTCGCAAGCGTGACCTCGAATTGACCTTCCAGAGCCGGTTCGCCGTCGAACAGCAGTGTGGCGCGCGGCGCCTTGGCGATCGCGCCGGCCTTGAGGTCATACAGGTACAGCTGGTCCTCACGACCGCCGCCGTCCACGTCGGTCTGGCGCAGATAGCGGCCGTTATCGGCCCGCACCAGCAGCGGCAGGTCGGTCTGTTCCTTCACGAAAGCTTCGTCCACCAGGCCATCGGCCATGATCACCTGGCAAATGCCCAGCCAGAAAGCCGCGTCGCAGCCCTGGTTGACGGGCACGTGATAGTCGGCGGTGATGGAGGTCGGGTTGTAGTCAGGCGAGATGGAGACGATTTCCGTGCCGTTGTACCGGGCTTCCGTCAGGAAGTGGTAGATGGCCGGCATGGTGTACGACCAGTTCGAGTAGGTAAGAAAAATCAGCTCGGCATCGAACAGGTTGTCGGCGCTGTAGCCGGTATGCATCTTGCCGATGGTGTCGAAAATACCCTTGTAGAAATCGCCGATCAGCACGTTCAGGTCCGGCAACACGCCACCGATGACCGAATTCATGCGCTGGGCACCGGCCCAGGAAACCGTGCCGGCATGTTCGTGTGGTGGGTCCAGCAGGAAGCCGTCGGAGCCCATTTCTTCCAGACCGTCGACGATGGCGCTGGCGATGTCGGTCAGCGCATCGTCCCAGCTGATGCGCTCCCATTTGGCCGAGCCGCGCTCGCCGACCCGCCGCAGCGGGTACTTGATGCGATGGTCGCCGTACAGGTTGGCATGAAACGAGCAGCCTTTCTGGCAACCCAACGGGTTGTAGTCCGGGTAGTTTTCATTGGAGGCCGGGTTTCGGGCGGCCTGTTCCTCGCGCCAGACCATGCCGTCCTTTACATACACGTGGAACGAACAGCAGCCGGGTAGGCAGGCGTTGGTGTGGGAGCCCCAGGAGACCTTGTCCCAGTTCCATATCTGTCGGTACAGGTCTTCAGTGCCACCGTACTGAACCGATTTTTCCGCCGCGATTACGCTTTTTACGTAGGTACCGGACAGCACGCCGCTCAACTGGGTGAGCGACAAGGCCACCGCGGTGCCGCCGCTGGCTTGCAGGAATCTGCGCCGGGCAGGATTGGTGATAGCGGCGGTTTCGGGCTTGCCCATCACGTTGCTCCAGGAAAAGATGCCTTTTTGGATGTCGGTGCCACGCTCAGACCGGCGGCTGTGGGCCGGCGTGAGGATTGCCAAGGTACGTGCAGTCGGCGCCGACGAAACGCGACACGGCATCGATCAGCACGTCATAGGGCTCCGCCTCATCGGTCTCGGCAAGCGCCACGCGCAGGCCAGGGAGCCAGCGCGCCAGATGCCGTTCAAGAAAATCGATCTGGCCGCGTCTGAGGTCGTCCGCGCTGTCCGACGCCCCGGCTTCCAGGAACGTGAGGTAGTGCATGAACTCGAGTTCCATAAGCAGGTGGTCCGGGCGCTCGCGGGCGCCGCCAGTGGAAAAATCCAAACCGAAAAAGCGGTAGAAGCGCAGCAGTTCCTCCCACAGCTGCTGTTCGGGAGGAGAGCCCTCGTGGCGCTGTTCGAGAATGGAGACCTGCGGCCGGCCGCCCACCGCGTCGAACAGCGCGGTATAGGTGCGGCCCAGCTCGCGCGCCTCGATCAGCGGTGGCCCCATGAAGGTGTAGCGATAGGGCAGTGCACCGGCTGCCAGCGCCAGTGCCTGGTACATCTCGCCGCTTTCGAGTGCTGCCGCCAGCTCTCCTTGCGGGAAACGCAGCGCTTCGGCAAACAGGCCATAAACGCGGCTGCGTGCGGCAGCTTCGGAATCGGCCGCGACTTCAAGAACTTCCGGTGCGGCCTCGGCAGGCGCGCTCACGTGGCCACCGGAACCAGTACGAAATCGCCCGAGAAGGACTTGCGCCCGGCCCGCTCCCGGTTGCCACCGTCCCAGACGCCGAAGGCCAGTTTGGTGGGAGTCCCAGGCTGGAACTGGGCATGTGTGTTGCCGATGTCGAGGGGGCGTTGCAGCACGACATGCCAGCGACCGCCCTGGTACAGGGATTTGGACACCAGCCTGGCGTCCTTGCCGGAGCGCCGCTCCGAGGTGCCGTAACCCTCGGCCACCACGTCGAACGGTTGCTCGGCCTTGTCGGCTTTCCAGTACCAGGCGTTGACCGGCTCACCGGGGCTGCCCATGGTGACGGCACTGGCCTTGGCGGTCAGGGGGAACATCACCGCCACGCCATCCACGAACTGGTCAAGGTCGGCAATCGTGTCGTGCTGGTCGCTGGCCCAGGACAGGCGCAGCGCCAACACCGTCCCATTGTGCAGACCGGCCGCGGTCAATCCGTGGATGACGCCGTGGTCGGTGCTCTGGGCGATGAACGGCGAGATG
Proteins encoded in this region:
- a CDS encoding molybdopterin-dependent oxidoreductase gives rise to the protein MGKPETAAITNPARRRFLQASGGTAVALSLTQLSGVLSGTYVKSVIAAEKSVQYGGTEDLYRQIWNWDKVSWGSHTNACLPGCCSFHVYVKDGMVWREEQAARNPASNENYPDYNPLGCQKGCSFHANLYGDHRIKYPLRRVGERGSAKWERISWDDALTDIASAIVDGLEEMGSDGFLLDPPHEHAGTVSWAGAQRMNSVIGGVLPDLNVLIGDFYKGIFDTIGKMHTGYSADNLFDAELIFLTYSNWSYTMPAIYHFLTEARYNGTEIVSISPDYNPTSITADYHVPVNQGCDAAFWLGICQVIMADGLVDEAFVKEQTDLPLLVRADNGRYLRQTDVDGGGREDQLYLYDLKAGAIAKAPRATLLFDGEPALEGQFEVTLATGEKVVVTTVYALLKAQINANHTPEQVQQQSGAHPSLTRMLAKKVATKRTCSYIGFSSAKTYHGDLGERALMLAMALSGNWGKPGTGWNTWAMPADHIELMMVMEKTVAEGGLAAFAQ
- a CDS encoding molecular chaperone TorD family protein, translating into MSAPAEAAPEVLEVAADSEAAARSRVYGLFAEALRFPQGELAAALESGEMYQALALAAGALPYRYTFMGPPLIEARELGRTYTALFDAVGGRPQVSILEQRHEGSPPEQQLWEELLRFYRFFGLDFSTGGARERPDHLLMELEFMHYLTFLEAGASDSADDLRRGQIDFLERHLARWLPGLRVALAETDEAEPYDVLIDAVSRFVGADCTYLGNPHAGPQPPV
- a CDS encoding ethylbenzene dehydrogenase-related protein, yielding MEIKRAAADAAALLDPANAVWQQATAQDFPMVPTPLKNNPAIEAISPFIAQSTDHGVIHGLTAAGLHNGTVLALRLSWASDQHDTIADLDQFVDGVAVMFPLTAKASAVTMGSPGEPVNAWYWKADKAEQPFDVVAEGYGTSERRSGKDARLVSKSLYQGGRWHVVLQRPLDIGNTHAQFQPGTPTKLAFGVWDGGNRERAGRKSFSGDFVLVPVAT